Proteins encoded by one window of bacterium:
- the nuoE gene encoding NADH-quinone oxidoreductase subunit NuoE, whose amino-acid sequence MQQEKSPQRALEDEFNQEELAAVDTIISRHKGIPGSLIPVLEEIQERLGYLPKSIQRRVAEGLGLPLSEVYGVVTFYSFFTMVPRGRHTVRVCLGTACYVRGSRNTLSELCNKLGVHPGETTSDRRFSLETVRCLGACGLAPAMVVDDETFAQVKPAHLEGILQQYD is encoded by the coding sequence GTGCAGCAGGAAAAATCACCTCAGAGAGCGCTGGAGGATGAGTTCAATCAAGAAGAACTTGCGGCCGTGGACACCATTATTTCCCGCCACAAAGGTATTCCTGGCTCCCTGATCCCCGTGCTTGAAGAAATTCAGGAGAGGCTGGGATACCTGCCCAAGTCCATCCAGAGGAGGGTTGCTGAGGGTCTGGGCCTGCCATTGAGCGAGGTCTATGGCGTGGTTACCTTCTACTCCTTTTTCACCATGGTGCCCAGGGGCAGGCACACGGTGAGGGTCTGCCTGGGCACTGCCTGTTATGTCAGGGGCAGCAGAAACACCCTTTCTGAACTGTGCAACAAGCTGGGAGTCCATCCCGGAGAGACCACCTCTGACCGCCGCTTCTCTCTGGAGACGGTGCGATGTCTGGGAGCGTGTGGGCTTGCCCCGGCCATGGTGGTGGATGATGAGACCTTTGCCCAGGTCAAGCCTGCACACCTGGAGGGGATTCTTCAGCAGTACGATTGA
- a CDS encoding glyoxylate/hydroxypyruvate reductase A produces MAILILCTGEDPKPWVSSFTQLDPECDIRVWPDVGNPGQVILALVWNHPKAELARFPNLRCIASMGAGVDHILCDPALPKHVPITKVVHESLTLSMVEYVLLSVLDFTRDMEKYRGDQREKRWAPRFPRHRGDLCVGIMGLGELGRACAVQLRQLGYKVRGWRRTDGSVQGVDTFWGEAQLGDFLCGTDVLVCLLPLTPQTEGILNREIFSRLRPGAFLINVARGRHLVEEDLLEALEKGQLSGARLDVFRQEPLPADHPFWTHPRIQITPHISSLTEPKAVAPQILENYRRVCNGLEPLNTVDPERGY; encoded by the coding sequence TTGGCCATCTTGATTCTTTGTACAGGCGAAGACCCCAAGCCGTGGGTTTCCAGCTTCACCCAACTGGATCCAGAGTGTGACATTAGGGTATGGCCTGATGTGGGCAACCCAGGCCAGGTGATTCTGGCTCTGGTCTGGAATCACCCCAAAGCAGAGCTGGCCAGATTTCCCAACCTGAGGTGCATTGCATCCATGGGAGCCGGGGTGGACCATATTCTGTGCGACCCTGCTTTGCCCAAACATGTACCCATCACCAAGGTGGTGCATGAGAGTCTTACCCTTTCCATGGTGGAGTACGTCTTGCTCTCTGTGCTGGATTTCACCAGGGACATGGAGAAATACAGGGGGGATCAGAGAGAAAAACGCTGGGCTCCTCGTTTCCCGAGGCATAGGGGGGACCTTTGTGTGGGAATAATGGGTCTTGGGGAACTGGGGAGAGCCTGCGCAGTGCAATTGAGGCAACTGGGGTACAAGGTAAGGGGCTGGAGAAGGACGGACGGTTCGGTGCAGGGGGTAGACACCTTTTGGGGAGAGGCCCAATTAGGAGATTTCCTCTGCGGCACGGATGTGCTGGTGTGCCTTTTGCCCCTGACCCCCCAGACCGAGGGGATCCTCAACAGAGAGATCTTCTCCAGGCTCAGGCCCGGAGCCTTTCTCATCAATGTGGCTCGAGGGAGACATCTGGTAGAAGAGGACCTCTTGGAGGCTCTTGAAAAAGGTCAGCTTTCAGGAGCACGCCTGGATGTTTTCCGTCAGGAGCCTCTGCCTGCGGATCATCCTTTCTGGACCCACCCCAGGATCCAGATCACCCCTCACATCTCAAGCCTCACGGAACCCAAGGCAGTGGCCCCTCAAATCCTTGAGAACTATCGAAGGGTTTGTAATGGCCTGGAGCCCCTAAACACGGTGGATCCAGAAAGGGGGTACTGA
- a CDS encoding putative quinol monooxygenase: protein MIYVIATVECKEGSRDSYLEVLRANVPHVKKEPGCIMYEPTVDVPSGSPMQGQIRENVVTIVEAWKDLEALTAHFQTPHMLAYREKAKPFVAGVKIQVLSPA, encoded by the coding sequence ATGATTTATGTCATAGCCACGGTTGAGTGCAAGGAGGGCTCCAGGGATTCCTATCTGGAGGTACTCAGGGCCAATGTCCCCCATGTAAAGAAAGAGCCCGGCTGCATCATGTATGAACCAACGGTGGATGTGCCCTCCGGGAGTCCCATGCAGGGCCAGATCCGGGAAAACGTGGTGACAATAGTAGAGGCCTGGAAGGACCTGGAGGCACTTACCGCCCACTTTCAGACCCCGCACATGCTGGCCTACAGGGAAAAGGCCAAGCCCTTTGTGGCCGGGGTGAAAATACAGGTCTTAAGCCCAGCCTGA